Genomic DNA from Lactuca sativa cultivar Salinas chromosome 8, Lsat_Salinas_v11, whole genome shotgun sequence:
ataaattcaaactttttaaaatttttaaatattcatttttcttttttgaataaacttatataatcatttttaataaatgaaggttttttttgccacttgtcaaattCTTAAGAATTtttccacatgtaattttgtgggagttttaaaattattatttttctattgtcatttttttgagaatttccattttttaaaataaaatttcatataaggaaagagAATCATTCTACTTATTTGATAATAAAGTCTTATAAATGCTCTAAAgaagatttgattttttttttataaatgtttcAAAAGATTACATTATAATATGtaaaagtattattttataaaatactagtttataacccgtggaaaccacgattacaaaattaatgaaactttaatagtaagaactcaaaattattaatcagttattttaaataaatttttaattaagtgacattttttagttatatagaattataatcgttaatttaaataaatatgtgaaattatatcaccttataatttgtattagttttattttaatttttattctgatgttattaatttaatgtaattagagtggaaaatttaaaatttaaaatttaaaatttaaaattgagaatTAATAAGTTGACAAGTGAGATGCATTAATTATGAGATCTAATAAGATGACACATGACATAAgaagaataaaatatgcattaattagatGACTTAATATGATGACAAATGTCAAAagaagattaaaactattcttttattagaatagggatttaatgtttaaatattgatattaaatttttatttttaataaacccgtgtaatacacgggtctcacaactagtatataaGTCTCACAAGAACTATTATATAATACTTTTAATAGACTTAAAAATATAGATTTTCTTTTATCTCGTCGTTTATGACTATGTCATGTCTATACGTCATGAACTCAttcaaaaacatatataaattattaaCAAATCAAATCTACAAAAGTCCAAATTCGACattcaaaagtcaaaattggcgTTCTTTCTTTAATCTCAAAACAATTCATAAATATCTTAAAGCTTACAACAACAATACAATATCTAATAGATGAAAGTCTTAAGACTACATAATACCAACAAATTAAAAAGTACCCCTTACTAACTCTTCTTTGCTTGCATGGCCTTTGCCTCTAATTCTCATGATCATGATTCACAATCACGATGGCACATTGAAGTGGAAAAGCCATGAGATGACAAAAGCAAAAACCATAGAAGCTAACAAGAAGTTTAGAAACCGATGACCCTGCCAGAAGTTGCGGGTCTCTGATGTAGCCATGGGTGCAGTGGCTCGTGATGGTGTGGAACCATTTGTTTCACTCCATTGGTCTATTGGTTCAGCCTCATCTACACCAGCAACGTTTTTTGCAGTTGATCCACATATCTCACACGTTCTTGATTATTAAGACATAAAATCAAATTAGGCTGTAATAACGAATTAATATACCTTTGGGAAAGGGCTACTCACAAAAATAACCAAATATGGGAAGGTTTTTTGTGATCATGTCACCATAAGGTTGATGCATATGAGATTCAGACATTGATCAACTCCATTTCAAAGTGTTTTGTATCAAGTGATCACCAATAAATAAGCCACTTTGCTAGTGGTTGAATCAAATATAAGAAGGTAACATCATAAAATACCATTTTTCAATTTTTAGCATATAAAGTAATAAAGCCACCTATTTCGCTAATGAATTTTGTGAAATATCTTTTTTAAGAAAATTATGTCATTTTGACAAAAGTTAAAAATCTCACCATATACTTTTTTTGTGGGACCATTTTATGATAAAAGttgaaaatatgatttatattttgACATTACCTTTGCCATTTTGGTTATTTTTGCGATTAGTCCTTTTGGTTATTATGGTATTGTGTAGTATTATTTTGTAATTAGCCCTTTGGGTTATTATGATATTATGTATTCCCTAAAAAGAATCATACAAAACTTGGTCAATTTTTCCATGAACTTAGGATGCCAACAATAAAATATAGTGACAAGAATCATATGTCATCTCCTTAATAATTGAATTTAATAATAATCTTTAAAACTTTTAGAAAAGTTGCTATGTTGCTGTGGGTTCGAATAAAATATTCCACTAGCTACCAAATAAGAAAAAAGTGAAAGAAGACGAGGAAAGCAAATTCCATCACTGTTAAAAGATATAGTAGTGATATACACGGTTTTCTATGTGCAAAATAAACACAAGAGTACCACGATTTTGCagatcttttatttttgtttacaaACACACAACAAACGTCATCAAGGTTAttctttttaaagaaaataaggGTAACTACAAAAGATAAAAACGATTTTCTATTTGCAAAATACACATAAGATGGCTTTTCGTAAAGTTTGAATTTTGTAAGGATTTTTATAATAAGATATTCAAAAAGCAAATCTGTAATCCAAAAAATCCACATTACGAATTGGTGGTCGATTTATTAAAATGGTCCCAAAAAAAATTCCAAAGCAAATAAAGCATCGTTACAAGGGTCGcccccttttttttttcttgatttttatttcataaaaagtTGCTTTTTTGACTTTATTCTGAAATTATTCCTTTATCCCTGTGTTCCTTAAAGTATTTCACTAcctattttgaaataataaacatGTTTTACTAAGgttaatattgtttttttttctttttggctCCATTCTCTTTTAcaatttaataatatttcttcagAACCTATCAATGATTGAACAAATTTAATCCTACGATAAAAAGAAGGCTCATCATAAAAAGTTACAAAAACCAAAAAACGAAATATTACAAAATGTTATATTTTCAATTTTATAACACAAAATAACTAATTACTTCATGAAACATAAAATAACCTTTTTTGCGAAATCGTTTTATCagtaaaaaactataaaaaaatgttttttttttaattttttttacgcAATATGATGTCACTTTAGTGACAAAATGATGTCCATTTTCATCcaaattcctaattctttgatACAGAAAGGTGACTAAACTGAAAAAGACAGAACATGTAAATAGAAACTAAATGAATACAACAAAACCTTAAACTTACTAACAAACACGACTTAATTTCTAGCATAAAGCAAAGTCACAAATAAGTGGTAAACAAAAGTTGAGAACTAAGTATTCTAAACTCTAATCAAGCAAAGAAACAAAATCAATCCCAATTACAGAAGTTCCATAGCATGAAAGATGGAAAATATGTAAATGGGTATctttaaaaagttataaaaatttAACTCTTAGAACATGGTTTTTGTTAATTACCTGTTGCCCTTAATCTTGAACCAAGTTTCAGCACACTGTTTATGAGCAGCAGCTAAATCGTCTTTACAAGAACAACCCAACTCAATCGGAATCCCATTTCCCGATTCTTGATTGTTTACATCCAAACTCAATTGACAAATCCTACAATCCTTTTCGATCTTCAACAAATGTACCTTATTTCCGCCTCCGCCTCCGCCACCGCCACCAGTTTCCAGATCCACCGCCGAGGTCTCTGAAACAGAGGATGATATCCCAGTTTCCACCACTTCCTCCGGCACCATCCCTGCAGGCCCAATACTAGTTCTGTAACTCTCTTCACTACCATCAGATGATCCAGACTGCCGGCGGGTGTCATCTCCGCCTCCATCGCCACCACCGGATTCTAAATCCAGTTGGGGTTGTTGTAAAGTTGCCATTTTTAATTATACAGAGAAGaaaattcgagtttttttttttttttcatgaataCCCTCTCAGCCAAAAGTTGACGGAGATCTTCATCTCTCTAAATCTTTCACTGTTTCTTCTTTTCCACTACTTATGTGCCAATTGGGGTGAAGAGTAAAAGGGTTTTGCCTTTCTGTCGTGTTACATCACTTCATCACCATGGTCGGGACTCGGGAGGAGAGAGAGCTTCAAAAGACTCAACCTCTGAAAATTGTAGTGGCATAAAAAGCAGAGGAATGGAGATGGAGATGACGGAaagaaatattatagaaaaaattGCAATTACACCCCCTCAACATTTCAACTTTATTGTTATGGGACCTTAAATTTTGAGAACTGGCTCCAACAACCTCAATATCATATTACTCAATTAATACACACTAGGTGGTAATATGTTATTAGAAAATGATAAAGATAGTAAtttgttataataataataataataataataataatagtctatCTTCTTACACGCCCTCAACATTATGGGACGGTGTTTGTCGTTCAATCTCCCACTAAAATCCATGATCACAATTATAACCTAATAAAAAGAGAATTCATGTTGTTTAGATGAATATGTTATTTAATAGGCTACTTTAATTTGGCGGTGACTTCTTGTCAATTGGAAGACATGTTTTAGTCTCACTTTTGAAGTTTTGATATTGGATATTTAGATTTTAGACATTTTGGAGTGTGGAAGCCTGATCGGTGTTATCGACATGAACACCATTTCAAAGATGACGTGGTGTATGTGGTCATGGTTCGAACGAAGGCCGACcataactctttctctctctttttctctctctctctctctctctctctctctctctctctctctctctctctctctcaaatgtACAACATATTAATACATAGAGTACACATATAGTAAGGTAATGTGATGTAGAATGATGACAATTTCGTAAGTGTGTGGTGAGGAAATGTGATGATATTTTTGGAGTTGTCAAGTGTTAAGCATTCCTGATAACCTGAGAATTACAGAAATAGTCATTAGGGTTTGGTATAGTTTGCATGTTTAGTTTTTATTCAACTTCTTTTCCATCCGAACGTTTTATCTGATATTATCTTACGGTTTTTGTTTGGTATGGAATCATGAAATGATTATATTGGTCCTTATTATTAGtatattttaactttttaaacttcttttatgttatttgtgttatttttaaacaaaatgaATTACCGTTGTATTAACTAGAAGGGCTCGAACCTTctttctcaagtcctctctctttTCAAGCTCTCATCTTTAGTTGCTTTCATTGAAGAGATGACGTCATCGTTGTTCTTGTTGGAAGCCTTCTATGGAAAACCATAAACCGCCACCATCACCATCGAAGAAGCACCACACGATCAGAGAAACCATAAACTAGAAACATGATTCCAATCAATCATTTcaatcaataaaaaaataaaaaaagcaaAAAAGCAAAATCCAATTACCACAAAATGTAAACATGATATCAACCATCTTGGATTCCTAGGTCAACACATAAATGAGggttataaaaataaaatcaagtcaCTTGTATGTATACCAAAATATAAcaaaaagaaagaatcaaatgaTGGATATAGACCAACTGTAACATACTTTTCtgtgtaatgtatatgttcttgaTATTTGTGAATAAACAATAAATGCAAAGATGGAcgattttttttatgtaaaatacAGAAAACAATAGCAGGAAGGAAAATAAAAACtagaattttagaaaaatcaaatgGAAAATTAATTTTGGTTTAAGTATATTCGATTATAACGCGATTGATTATGAATCAACGTTTAAATAGTTGCCGATCTAAGTTGGTTACGTATACGTAAGATTAACAAGATATAATGTTACTTAGCTTGTAGTCAAAACAAGTTCTTTAACAAAAACTTAAATTACTAAATTTGTCACAGCATGTTTTTAcattttgattgaaattttgcattaaatttATTACCAACAATATTAAATGCATCTTATAAACCCGAAAActtaaaaacatatgatttcaaatTTACAACAAGATTAAATCCAAACAAAAAAcaatttgtttgttatttgtgttaACTCATAAAGCACTTATGGATTTTAGAATCAAGTAACTTCACTAGAACAAACCTCTATGTATAATCGCTCATGGATTACAATGATCCCTTAAGGATCCTTTATGTATAATCCCTTACGGATTACAATGATCCTTCACGGATTCTCTACATATAATCCCTCATTGATCCTCTACATATAATCCATCGTGGATTACAATTATCCCTTACTATCCTCTACATATAATCTCTAGCACATTACAATGATACTTTAGGGATCCTCTAcatataatcccttatggattaCTTTGATTGATTAGCTTTTACTTTCACTTTCTACTCCTTTACTCATTATATTTATCTCTCTTCATGTTTCCATCGCTTCTCATTCTATCTAGATCCCGATCTATTCTTATTATCTCTTAATCACCAACTATTCTCATCCTCTATATCTCTATCTCTTCTCATTTCCTCTCTATCTCTAGCTTCTTCTCTTTATCTCTATATCTACTTGTTATCTCTCTATATATAACTCTCCTCATTCTCTATATCTTTATATCTTCTCATTATCTCTCTATCTCTTTATCTAGATAGAATTaatcaccaactattttcatccTCTATATCTCTATCTCTTCTCATTTCCTCTCTATCTCTAGCTTCTTCTCTTTATCTCTATATCTACTTGTTATCTCTCTATATATAACTCTCTTCATTCTCTGTATCTCTATATCTTCTCATTATCTCTCTATCTCTAACTCTTCTCCTTTTTTTCTCTATCTTTTCTCGTTTAGTCTATCTCTAACTCTTCTCATTCTCCCTATCGTCACATCTTCTCATTATCTCTCTATCTCTAACTcttctcattctctctctctctctgaaacatcccaaaaaaacggtccaaaattttcatttttcatttataAATAAAACCATGGTAAACCATATCTCATAAAATAATAAGTGAAATATCTCAAAACATTATATCAAACACTGTATCAAAATCACATgtccaaatatcagagtaaatcatcccAGGCTTAAAGTTGTGGTgcgtgcaatgcagtcatcccgagctcttccccttactagcagaagtatctgaaaccaaaattgaaaattgtaagcatgaagcttagtgagtctccccaaactaccacatatcatacacataaacacatataacatacattgggccccGCCCTGCTACATCGGGCATCGCTCGGCATCGGCCTTGTCcggcattgggccccgcccgacatcaagcAAAGCTCGACATACATATGAGCATAACTACTAATACACATAACATGAGCATAATCACCTAATCATAGACATATAAAAATCcctcaggccccgcccgacatcggaccgaaatccggaagcatacaaacattcctcaggAACCGCCCTCGCATCGGACAAAAATCTAGAAACATACAgatacaaacacatgcaagaatcacaaagacatcaagcatactaacaTTCTTCGAGCACCACCCCGAAATCGGATCGAAACCCggaaaacatataaacctacatcgggccccgcccgacatcaaacCTTAATCCggaacatactaacatacataacgagccgaccttggtgccttggacccgttcctacaggagaaaactcacctcgcaaagctaaCTTCGAAATCTCGCGTGAGGAATCTCTGatggctgctccaacgactccccgactattattatcacaataacacttagtcaaaaactgataatccttcttagcgtaaaatgaccattttacccctggtccaagtcaacattctggtcaaagtcaacattctgggttgactcaactcgccgagttgacccattaactcgtcaagttctataactcaaaaaccctaaaatcgcgaTCCAACTTATCAATTCATCCCTCTGACTCGCCGAGCTCCCTGGCTACTCATGGTCGCGATAAAGcgagtcaacttgtcgagtcctttcACAGACTCATCGAGCTCTACTATAAACTGAATCGGtactgtaacatccaaaattttggtaagtcttaaaaccctaaggatTGTAATATGTGCATTAATGGTCccttaagtacgctgggcgtacttaagtgtacgcttagcgtactgctTGGATGTGGTCGCGGAGGAATCAAGGTACGCTGGTCGTACCTTTaattatgcggggcgtacgcgccagggttgcaaaaccctaattatccggacttgaggcctatttaagcaaccttatgtTCCTTGGACTAAACCCTAGAGAGCCTCCACAGCCTTAGAACGTCCATATACTCCTGGAAACCTTGTGAGATCATTTTTAATCCTTAAAGTGTGCACTTGTGACCTTTTGTGTGTATTTCAAGAAGAAGGGGTGGTCAAGCAAGCTTGGATCAAGTGGGTGCTTCAAGATCCTAAATCAAAAGCATCTTGCAaagcttctggaggtaaaaaTCTTGCATATTTCCTTTCTAatctttagatctagctagggttttggtGGTTTGTCCCTTTTATGAACTTTGGATCTCTTTTGTTGAGTTAAGCCTTCCCTTTTGATATGAAAGTCAGATCTGAGGTCCCCTAGTCATTTAGGAGTATAAAAATGGAAGCTTGATGAGAgatttgacctcatgcatgggtaaaagaccttggaaaggtgttaatTGAGTGGTTGGGTGTGTATGAGACATGCAaggacataaagttgccaactttatgccttaggacatctTTTCAGACTTAGATCTAACTTTTGGTCGTGATGGATTCGAGTATTAAGCACGTAATGGAAAAAAGAGCTTAAGTtgtttgtacgttgggcgtaaccagcTGTACGTGGCGCGTAGTGCCCAAACCTTCAatacgttgcgcgtaccaggGTGGTACACTAGGCGTATGCAGCTCAGTTGGGCCCTAAGctgttttgggcctttgggccttcGAGCCTCATTTGGTTGCTAGGCTTGATTGGATTCTATGAGTTATAGGCCTTTTTACCTGATTGGGCCATGGACTTAttgtttgggccttattgggccaagggGCCCATTAAGGATATTGGACTTGGACTTTTGGGGCCCATTTGCAAGAAAAGGGAAATTAGGCCTTGGGGTAGACTTTGATGATTGGGCCTCTATTTGGGTTATTTAAGGCCCTATTATTGATTgtattatgattgttgttatTCAGCTCGGGAGGCTGCGAATTACTAGGAGGACAGTATTCATATTCATCGGatggaggtgagtcttctcaccatacctatgggtctacggcaccaaggtcaaCCCATTATGTGTACGTGTTGTATGTGTGTTATTCATATTTgaattgttatgttatgtgatattatgttgGTATGGAAGTCCccagggggagcccgtggcattggatataagaccatgtggggtagcccatggcattcctaggtaaagaccatgtggggtagcccatgccaTTGGATGTAAGGcgatgtggggtagcccatggcagtcctaggtaaagaccatgtggggtaccCCATGGCATTCTTGCTGATTGTATTGCATGGTTTCTGTAGCATGGTTATAGCTTAAATTAGCTATCaggatatgtgtatgtgtttgtatgtggtatgctctggggaactcactaagcatttcgcttacaggttgttgatttgtttcaggtacttctgagcccaagggcaagggcccgACGTGATGATGTGGCgcacactctatctctcttttatTGTATTTGGGACCCTCTAATGTTTTAAATAGGAAAACAAAGATGTAATGCATATTAATTTGAAAACATATGTTTGGGAATCTATGGTTTATGAGATTGTTTTGATTAACTCAAAAGTGAACATTTTTCTTtgtaaaattgggtcgttacaagttggtattagagtcttggtttgagggatccgggCACATCCTCGGGTGTgacaggactcaaactaaggaggtgataaaatgttttcaaaagtaaccaaaaaggaatttaaaagaaGCCCAAAGGGTGAGAGTGCGACGCacgtgatcagccgagccaagtaagtagtttcccAATCTGAATAGTCATGTTATACTGATATTGAGCTTCGTTGATTATATGGAActtgctaagtgtatgttttaaaaattgtatacggttaggagcttatagcctcataatgattgatttggccttataaTCTTTTCCTCGTTGTATGTAGTCTTAGGGTAGAATctattattcgaaagtctatttgatccatTCTGTGTATAGTTTGCATGCATAGAGTAGCCTGTCATGATTGGTTTGGTTGATGTGAATAGAGCAAATCTTAGTTCAGCTGAGGCTGATGTACCCGGTATTGTGGGGTATGGTTGGGTTGTGGGACGAATTTACGTTATCAGGTAGAGCAGTGgggaaaggtacaggtaggtgtggaaggtagtagtgggcccgtactactggaagcacaggacctgtacccGAAGCATTGCTAGATCTGATGACCTCGAGGAGGACCAGAGTGGGAAGATTCCTTATATGGAAATcctaataattttaatttatgatatttcagttcAGCATGGTGATGACACGGTTGGGAGCAGGGGGATCAGAATCGGGATTTGGAT
This window encodes:
- the LOC111919738 gene encoding uncharacterized protein LOC111919738 — protein: MATLQQPQLDLESGGGDGGGDDTRRQSGSSDGSEESYRTSIGPAGMVPEEVVETGISSSVSETSAVDLETGGGGGGGGGNKVHLLKIEKDCRICQLSLDVNNQESGNGIPIELGCSCKDDLAAAHKQCAETWFKIKGNRTCEICGSTAKNVAGVDEAEPIDQWSETNGSTPSRATAPMATSETRNFWQGHRFLNFLLASMVFAFVISWLFHFNVPS